Proteins from one Setaria italica strain Yugu1 chromosome V, Setaria_italica_v2.0, whole genome shotgun sequence genomic window:
- the LOC101783674 gene encoding uncharacterized protein At1g28695 — translation MGPGAGGKLPQSGSHAVSFLLGAALPTALLFLLASDRLGEGLSTISASWRGNGTTTTVLPQIAPANNKPPAAGTLAADDDRAAPTQDHEVEFAGLAKLLRKVAMEDRTVIMTSVNEVWTRPNSLLDIFLGGFRNGEDTAHLVDHVLIVTVDASSYRGCKAVHPHCYLLEVKSMDMNRARTFGTREYVEMIWLKLSIQQRVLELGYNFLFTDADILWLRNPFQHISVYADMSCSLDNSKMAPALLDCENNVGFYYMKSTNRSVAMIKYWRAARARFDGDPIEQVVFNTIKHELISELGARIQPLETEYISGFCDFQDRLDKVCTVHANCCMGLENKVSDLKNVAADWKNYTSLPPEERKKVDIKVTAPSNCRKSMGWT, via the exons ATGGGCCCGGGGGCCGGCGGCAAGCTGCCGCAGAGCGGCAGCCACGCGGTGAGCTTCCTCCTCGGCGCGGCGCTGCCCAccgccctcctcttcctcctcgcgtcCGACCGCCTCGGCGAGGGGCTGTCCACCATCTCGGCGAGCTGGCGGGGGAacgggacgacgacgaccgtgCTGCCCCAGATTGCCCCGGCTAATAAtaagccgccggcggccggcactctcgccgccgacgacgaccgtGCCGCCCCTACGCAAGATCACGAG GTGGAATTCGCGGGCCTCGCTAAGCTGCTCCGGAAAGTGGCCATGGAGGACAGGACAGTGATAATGACGTCGGTGAACGAAGTTTGGACGCGGCCCAACTCCCTGCTCGACATCTTCCTCGGCGGCTTCAGGAACGGCGAGGACACGGCGCACCTCGTCGACCACGTCCTCATCGTCACCGTCGACGCCAGCTCGTACCGCGGCTGCAAGGCCGTGCACCCTCACTGCTACCTGCTGGAGGTGAAGTCCATGGACATGAACAGGGCCAGGACGTTCGGGACCAGAGAATACGTCGAGATGATCTGGCTCAAGCTCTCCATCCAGCAGCGCGTCCTcgagctcggctacaacttccTCTTCACG GACGCCGACATCCTATGGCTTCGCAATCCGTTCCAGCACATCTCCGTCTACGCCGACATGAGCTGCTCGCTGGACAACTCCAAGATGGCGCCTGCTCTCCTGGATTGCGAGAACAACGTGGGGTTCTACTACATGAAGTCGACGAACCGGAGCGTCGCGATGATCAAGTActggcgggcggcgagggcgaggttCGACGGCGACCCGATCGAGCAGGTGGTGTTCAACACGATCAAGCACGAGCTCATCAGCGAGCTCGGGGCCAGGATCCAGCCGCTGGAGACGGAGTACATCAGCGGCTTCTGCGACTTCCAGGATCGGCTGGACAAGGTCTGCACCGTGCACGCCAACTGCTGCATGGGGTTGGAGAACAAGGTGAGTGACCTCAAGAACGTCGCCGCGGATTGGAAGAATTACACCAGCctgccgccggaggagaggaagaaggtggaTATCAAGGTGACGGCCCCGAGCAATTGCCGGAAATCCATGGGATGGACGTAA